In the Arthrobacter zhaoxinii genome, one interval contains:
- a CDS encoding quinone oxidoreductase family protein, with product MHKAIVVPQPGGPEILRYEDVALPQPGPREILVKVAAAGVNFIDTYQRGGVYPMSYPFTPGSEAAGTVVSAGLESGFREGDRVATAEGRGAYAEYMLLDADVALPVPAGIRDDTAAALLLQGITAHYLCNSTFPVQEGQTALVHAGAGGVGLLLIQLLKAKGATVITTVSTEEKEQLARGAGADHVLHYDGFADQVRALTGGQGVDVVYDGVGQATFDGSLASLRTRGMMVLFGAASGQVPPFDIQRLNSSGSLFLTRPTVAHHLLTPEERQWRVRELFDAVLAGKLDVRIGQTYPLEEASRAHTDLEGRRTTGKVLLVP from the coding sequence ATGCACAAAGCCATTGTCGTCCCGCAGCCCGGCGGACCGGAAATCCTGCGCTATGAAGACGTTGCCCTTCCCCAGCCCGGACCCCGCGAGATCCTGGTCAAAGTAGCGGCGGCGGGCGTGAACTTCATCGACACCTATCAGCGCGGCGGCGTTTATCCGATGTCATATCCCTTCACACCCGGTTCCGAAGCCGCCGGAACCGTGGTGTCCGCCGGACTTGAGTCGGGCTTCCGCGAGGGCGACCGGGTAGCCACCGCGGAGGGCCGCGGCGCCTACGCCGAGTACATGCTGTTGGATGCAGATGTGGCGCTGCCGGTGCCTGCCGGAATCCGGGACGACACCGCGGCCGCACTTCTGCTCCAGGGTATTACCGCGCATTACCTGTGCAACTCCACTTTTCCCGTGCAGGAAGGGCAGACCGCGCTGGTGCATGCCGGGGCCGGCGGCGTGGGACTGCTGCTGATCCAGCTGCTCAAGGCCAAGGGCGCAACGGTGATCACCACCGTGTCCACCGAGGAAAAGGAGCAGCTTGCCCGCGGAGCCGGGGCCGACCATGTGCTGCACTATGACGGGTTCGCGGACCAGGTCCGTGCCCTCACGGGCGGACAGGGTGTGGACGTGGTGTACGACGGCGTCGGGCAGGCAACCTTCGACGGCTCGCTGGCGAGCCTGCGCACCCGGGGCATGATGGTGCTCTTCGGCGCCGCCTCCGGGCAGGTCCCGCCGTTCGACATCCAGCGGCTGAACTCCTCCGGCTCGCTGTTCCTGACCCGGCCTACCGTGGCGCACCACCTGCTCACGCCCGAGGAACGGCAGTGGCGGGTCCGCGAGCTGTTTGACGCGGTCCTGGCGGGGAAGCTGGACGTACGGATCGGACAGACCTATCCGCTGGAGGAAGCGTCCCGGGCGCACACGGACCTTGAGGGGCGCAGGACCACGGGGAAGGTACTACTGGTCCCCTAA
- the argC gene encoding N-acetyl-gamma-glutamyl-phosphate reductase, translating into MTISVAVSGASGYAGGEVLRLLAGHPEVSIGAITAHSNAGSRLGELQPHLHSLADRVLADTTVETLAGHDVVFLALPHGASAGIAAQLDPGTLVIDAGADHRLEDPLAWEKFYGSEHAGTWPYGLPELPGHRERLKGARRIAVPGCYPTSSLLALTPGFSAGLLEPEDVVIVSASGTSGAGKAAKPHLLGSEVLGGMSPYGVGGSHRHTPEIEQGLSAAAGESVAVSFTPTLAPMARGILTTATAKVRPGVDPADLRAAWESAYASEHFVRVLPEGQWPATKMVVGSNYAVMQLAYDPHANRVIVSCVIDNLNKGTAGGAVQSMNIALGLDETAGLTQQGVAP; encoded by the coding sequence ATGACGATTTCCGTAGCAGTCTCGGGCGCCAGCGGCTATGCCGGCGGTGAAGTGCTGCGCCTGCTGGCCGGCCATCCGGAAGTATCCATTGGTGCCATTACGGCCCACAGCAACGCAGGCAGCCGGCTGGGGGAGCTGCAGCCGCACCTGCATTCCCTCGCCGACCGGGTGCTGGCGGACACCACTGTCGAAACCCTGGCCGGACACGACGTTGTGTTCCTGGCCCTGCCGCACGGTGCCAGCGCAGGGATCGCGGCACAGCTGGATCCCGGCACCCTGGTCATCGACGCCGGCGCGGACCACCGGCTCGAGGATCCCCTCGCGTGGGAGAAGTTCTACGGTTCTGAGCATGCCGGCACCTGGCCGTACGGGCTGCCCGAACTGCCCGGCCACCGTGAACGCCTCAAAGGCGCCCGCCGGATTGCCGTGCCCGGCTGCTACCCCACAAGCTCCCTCCTGGCGCTGACTCCCGGATTTTCCGCCGGGCTGCTGGAGCCGGAGGACGTCGTCATCGTTTCGGCTTCCGGCACTTCCGGTGCCGGCAAGGCCGCCAAGCCGCACCTGCTGGGCTCGGAGGTCCTGGGCGGCATGAGCCCGTACGGAGTGGGCGGCAGCCACCGGCATACCCCGGAAATCGAACAGGGCCTGTCCGCCGCCGCCGGCGAGTCCGTGGCCGTGTCCTTCACGCCCACGCTTGCTCCGATGGCCCGCGGAATCCTCACCACCGCCACCGCGAAGGTCCGCCCCGGCGTCGACCCGGCAGACCTGCGCGCGGCGTGGGAATCTGCGTATGCCTCGGAGCACTTTGTCCGGGTGCTGCCGGAAGGGCAGTGGCCCGCCACCAAGATGGTGGTCGGCTCCAACTACGCCGTGATGCAGCTGGCCTACGATCCCCATGCGAACCGGGTGATTGTCAGCTGCGTGATCGACAACCTCAACAAGGGAACTGCCGGCGGCGCCGTGCAGTCCATGAACATTGCCCTCGGCCTGGATGAAACCGCGGGACTGACACAGCAGGGGGTGGCACCGTAA
- the argJ gene encoding bifunctional glutamate N-acetyltransferase/amino-acid acetyltransferase ArgJ, which produces MSAESTTGSTTASATGTTGTTGITAPAGFRAAGVAAGLKDSGGRDVALVVNDGPSKAAAAVFTRNRITAAPVLWSRQAVSDGRADAVILNSGGANACTGPEGFRNAHTTAEQTAELLGLSAADVLVCSTGLIGLQLPMDKLLSGIRDAVDALSDDAGADAAHAIMTTDTVAKQALFTGTDGSGRTYRIGGMAKGAGMLAPGLATMLVVLTTDADLPAPALDSALRAATAVTFDRTDSDGCMSTNDTVILMASGASGAGPETVDFASGLTEVCLSLAQQLITDAEGASHDIAITTVNAATVADAETAARAVARSNLFKTAIFGNDPNWGRVLSAVGTTDAAFEPDRIDVTINGVQVCRNGGIGDPRENVDLAPRAVNVEIDLHAGTESATIWTNDLTTDYVHENSAYSS; this is translated from the coding sequence ATGAGTGCCGAATCAACGACCGGATCGACTACCGCCAGCGCCACCGGAACCACCGGAACCACCGGAATCACCGCTCCGGCGGGCTTCCGCGCCGCCGGCGTGGCCGCCGGCCTGAAGGATTCCGGCGGACGCGACGTCGCCCTGGTGGTCAACGACGGTCCGTCGAAGGCCGCCGCCGCCGTCTTTACCCGGAACCGGATCACGGCCGCCCCTGTGCTGTGGTCCCGGCAGGCGGTGTCCGACGGACGGGCCGACGCCGTCATCCTGAACTCCGGCGGAGCCAACGCCTGCACCGGCCCCGAAGGGTTCCGGAACGCCCACACCACCGCCGAACAGACCGCGGAACTCCTGGGACTCAGCGCCGCCGACGTGCTGGTCTGCTCCACCGGCCTGATCGGCCTCCAGCTGCCCATGGACAAGCTGCTCTCCGGTATCCGGGACGCTGTCGACGCACTGTCCGATGACGCCGGTGCTGACGCAGCGCACGCCATCATGACCACCGACACCGTGGCCAAGCAGGCGCTCTTCACCGGCACGGACGGCTCCGGCCGGACCTACCGGATCGGCGGGATGGCCAAGGGCGCCGGAATGCTTGCCCCCGGGCTGGCCACGATGCTGGTGGTCCTGACCACCGACGCGGACCTGCCGGCACCTGCCCTGGACTCGGCGCTGCGGGCCGCGACGGCCGTGACCTTCGACCGGACCGATTCGGACGGCTGCATGTCCACGAACGACACCGTGATCCTGATGGCTTCCGGCGCCTCGGGTGCCGGGCCCGAAACAGTGGACTTCGCCAGCGGACTCACCGAGGTCTGCCTCTCGCTGGCGCAGCAGCTCATCACGGATGCCGAAGGTGCCAGCCACGACATTGCGATCACCACGGTCAACGCCGCGACGGTCGCTGATGCGGAAACGGCTGCACGCGCCGTCGCCCGCTCCAACCTGTTCAAGACCGCCATTTTCGGCAATGACCCGAACTGGGGCAGGGTGCTGTCCGCGGTCGGCACCACCGACGCGGCGTTCGAACCGGACCGGATTGACGTCACGATCAACGGGGTGCAGGTCTGCCGGAACGGCGGGATCGGTGATCCCCGGGAAAACGTGGACCTGGCACCGCGCGCAGTGAACGTGGAAATCGATCTGCACGCCGGCACGGAAAGCGCCACCATCTGGACGAACGATCTCACCACGGATTACGTCCACGAGAATTCTGCGTACAGCAGCTGA
- the argB gene encoding acetylglutamate kinase encodes MITPAAAGERLRAQDKAETLIEALPWIQRFAGTTMVIKYGGNAMVNEDLRRAFADDIVFLHHAGVHPVVVHGGGPQISAMLDRLGIASEFRGGLRVTTPEAMDAVRMVLTGQVGRELVGLVNAHGPYAVGLSGEDGGLLEAVRTGAVVDGVEVDLGLVGEVVGVNPGAILDIIAAGRIPVISTVAPEVNADGGTTGQVLNVNADTAASALAVALGASRLVVLTDVEGLYGAWPDKSSLISSLTTAELRTMLPGLESGMIPKMQACLAAVEGGVDRAAVVDGRMAHSMLLEIFTEAGIGTQVVPEEQP; translated from the coding sequence ATGATCACACCAGCAGCGGCCGGCGAACGGCTGCGGGCGCAGGACAAAGCGGAAACGCTGATCGAGGCGCTGCCCTGGATCCAGCGCTTCGCCGGCACCACCATGGTCATCAAGTACGGCGGCAATGCCATGGTCAATGAAGACCTTCGGCGCGCGTTTGCCGATGACATCGTGTTTCTCCATCACGCTGGCGTACACCCGGTGGTGGTCCACGGCGGCGGTCCGCAGATCAGCGCCATGCTTGACCGGCTCGGTATTGCTTCAGAATTCCGCGGCGGGCTGCGGGTGACTACTCCCGAGGCGATGGACGCCGTGCGTATGGTCCTGACCGGCCAGGTGGGCCGCGAGCTCGTGGGGCTCGTTAACGCGCACGGTCCCTACGCCGTGGGCCTGTCCGGCGAGGACGGCGGCCTGCTGGAGGCCGTGCGGACCGGCGCCGTGGTGGACGGCGTGGAAGTGGACCTGGGCCTGGTCGGGGAAGTAGTGGGGGTCAACCCCGGTGCGATCCTGGACATCATTGCCGCCGGACGGATCCCGGTGATCAGCACGGTGGCACCTGAGGTGAACGCCGACGGCGGCACCACCGGACAGGTGCTCAACGTCAACGCGGATACGGCCGCCTCCGCCCTGGCAGTAGCCCTGGGCGCGTCGCGGCTGGTGGTGCTTACGGACGTGGAAGGCCTCTACGGGGCATGGCCGGATAAATCCTCGCTGATCTCCTCGCTGACCACCGCGGAACTGCGGACCATGCTGCCCGGCCTTGAATCTGGCATGATCCCCAAGATGCAGGCGTGCCTGGCCGCCGTCGAAGGGGGAGTGGACCGTGCCGCGGTCGTCGACGGCCGGATGGCGCACTCCATGCTGCTGGAAATCTTTACCGAAGCCGGGATCGGCACCCAGGTAGTACCGGAGGAACAGCCATGA
- a CDS encoding acetylornithine transaminase, producing MSNQEPQGTPPGAAAGAQQAWLDRYDSSLMGVFGAPQRALVSGSGCYVEDADGKQYLDLLGGIAVNSLGHAHPALVAAVSDQLATLGHVSNFFTSPVQVQLAERLLSLAGAPQGSKVFFANSGAEANEAAFKLARRNSDPAAGRTRILALEGAFHGRTMGALALTAKPAYREPFEPLPAGVEHLPFGDVDALLAAVDETVAAVFLEPIQGEAGVRPLPEGYLRAARDATRAAGALLVIDEVQTGIGRTGKWFASEGVLPDAMTLAKGLGGGFPVGALLTFGETASTLLAAGMHGTTFGGNPVAAAAALATLSVLESSEVLANVRTTGEYLRRELAAMESVAEVRGEGFLIGIDLDDDVAPAAVAAALDAGFIINSTGPATLRLAPPLILTAEQAGSFLDALPGILGAARASSAAPAFSSTTTEGKP from the coding sequence ATGAGTAACCAGGAACCCCAGGGCACGCCGCCCGGCGCCGCAGCAGGGGCCCAGCAGGCCTGGCTGGACCGCTACGACTCGTCCCTGATGGGCGTCTTCGGCGCTCCGCAGCGGGCGCTCGTGAGCGGCAGCGGCTGCTACGTGGAGGACGCCGACGGAAAGCAGTACCTCGATTTGCTGGGCGGCATTGCGGTCAACTCGCTGGGCCACGCACATCCGGCGCTCGTAGCGGCGGTGTCCGATCAGCTCGCCACCCTCGGCCATGTCTCCAACTTTTTCACCAGCCCAGTGCAGGTGCAGCTCGCCGAACGCCTGCTTTCGCTCGCCGGCGCCCCGCAGGGGTCGAAGGTGTTCTTCGCGAACTCCGGTGCCGAGGCCAACGAGGCTGCTTTCAAGCTGGCCCGGCGGAATTCCGATCCCGCTGCCGGCCGTACCCGCATCCTGGCACTCGAGGGAGCGTTCCATGGCCGGACCATGGGAGCGCTGGCGCTCACGGCCAAGCCTGCCTACCGGGAGCCGTTCGAGCCGCTGCCCGCCGGCGTGGAGCACCTTCCGTTCGGTGACGTCGATGCGCTGCTGGCGGCCGTCGACGAAACCGTGGCCGCCGTCTTCCTGGAACCCATCCAGGGCGAGGCCGGTGTGCGGCCCCTGCCCGAGGGCTACCTCCGCGCCGCCCGCGATGCCACCCGCGCTGCGGGAGCACTGCTGGTCATTGACGAAGTGCAGACCGGGATTGGCCGCACGGGCAAATGGTTCGCTTCCGAAGGCGTTCTTCCGGACGCCATGACCCTGGCCAAGGGGCTGGGCGGCGGATTCCCGGTCGGTGCGCTGCTGACCTTCGGTGAAACGGCGTCCACCCTGCTGGCCGCCGGGATGCACGGCACAACCTTCGGCGGCAATCCCGTTGCCGCCGCTGCGGCCCTGGCCACCCTCTCGGTGCTGGAATCCTCCGAAGTGCTGGCCAATGTGCGTACCACCGGGGAATACCTGCGCCGGGAACTGGCGGCCATGGAGTCCGTGGCCGAGGTGCGGGGCGAAGGCTTCCTCATCGGCATCGACCTCGACGACGACGTTGCTCCGGCAGCGGTCGCGGCTGCACTGGACGCCGGCTTCATCATCAACAGCACCGGCCCGGCAACGCTGCGGCTGGCTCCTCCGCTGATCCTCACCGCAGAACAGGCCGGGAGCTTCCTGGATGCACTGCCGGGCATCCTGGGTGCGGCCCGGGCCTCATCAGCAGCACCCGCTTTCTCCAGCACAACCACTGAAGGAAAACCATGA
- the argF gene encoding ornithine carbamoyltransferase has product MTRHFLVDTDLTQAEQAEVLDLADALKKDRYKHQPFAGESTGRKTVAVIFDKTSTRTRVSFAAGISDLGGVPLIIGAGESQLGHKESVADTTKVLERMVSTIVWRTYAQSGLEEMAANSSVPVINALSDDYHPCQLLADLMTIREHKGTLAGLTLAYLGDCANNMANSYLLAGVTAGMHVRVAGPLGYLPEPRIVDAAAARAEETGGSVTITTDAVEALAGADVVATDTWVSMGQEAEKAARQELFRSYAVDADAMASAADDAVVLHCLPAYRGYEISADVLDGPQSVVWDEAENRLHAQKALMVWLMAQSGLTGIPEARS; this is encoded by the coding sequence ATGACCCGTCATTTCCTGGTCGACACCGACCTCACGCAGGCGGAGCAGGCCGAAGTCCTGGATCTGGCCGATGCCCTGAAGAAGGACCGCTACAAACACCAGCCGTTCGCCGGCGAATCGACCGGCCGCAAGACCGTCGCGGTCATTTTCGACAAGACCTCCACCCGGACCCGGGTGTCCTTTGCCGCCGGCATTTCGGACCTGGGCGGCGTCCCGCTGATCATCGGTGCGGGGGAGTCCCAGCTGGGACACAAGGAGAGCGTCGCGGACACCACCAAGGTGCTCGAACGCATGGTCTCCACCATTGTCTGGCGGACCTACGCGCAGTCCGGCCTGGAGGAAATGGCAGCGAACTCCTCGGTGCCGGTCATCAACGCACTGTCCGACGACTACCACCCCTGCCAGCTCCTCGCGGATCTTATGACCATCCGCGAGCACAAGGGCACGCTCGCCGGCCTCACCCTCGCCTACCTCGGCGACTGCGCCAACAACATGGCCAACTCCTACCTGCTCGCCGGCGTCACCGCAGGCATGCACGTCCGGGTTGCCGGCCCGCTGGGCTACCTCCCTGAGCCGCGGATAGTGGACGCCGCTGCCGCCCGGGCCGAAGAGACCGGCGGCTCCGTCACCATCACGACCGACGCCGTCGAAGCCCTGGCCGGGGCCGACGTCGTCGCCACCGATACCTGGGTGTCCATGGGGCAGGAAGCCGAAAAGGCCGCCCGGCAGGAGCTGTTCCGCAGCTACGCCGTGGACGCCGACGCCATGGCGTCGGCCGCGGACGACGCCGTCGTCCTTCACTGCCTGCCCGCCTACCGCGGCTACGAAATCTCCGCCGACGTGCTTGACGGACCGCAGTCCGTGGTGTGGGACGAAGCCGAGAACCGCCTGCACGCCCAGAAAGCCCTGATGGTCTGGCTCATGGCGCAGTCCGGCCTCACCGGGATTCCGGAGGCCCGGTCATGA
- a CDS encoding arginine repressor — protein MTMPATKTARQARIRTLLTGLSIRSQAELAALLADDGVQVTQATLSRDLVELGAVRMRGKDGALVYAVPSEGGERAPKSGVTQEVLDARLARLCGELLVTAEASANIVVLRTPPGAANFLALAIDHSILPSVLGTIAGDDTVMMVTRDPEGGPDLAARFLRIADEASNNGSAPESRIL, from the coding sequence ATGACCATGCCGGCGACAAAGACCGCCCGCCAGGCGCGCATCCGCACCCTGCTGACCGGCCTGTCCATCCGTTCCCAGGCAGAACTTGCCGCACTGCTGGCCGACGACGGCGTGCAGGTGACGCAGGCGACGCTCTCCCGCGACCTGGTGGAACTGGGAGCGGTGCGCATGCGCGGCAAGGACGGTGCCCTGGTGTACGCCGTTCCGTCCGAGGGTGGGGAGCGGGCGCCCAAATCAGGCGTCACCCAGGAAGTCCTCGACGCCCGGCTGGCCCGGCTCTGCGGAGAACTGCTGGTCACCGCCGAAGCTTCGGCGAATATCGTGGTGCTGCGGACTCCGCCCGGAGCCGCGAATTTCCTGGCGCTGGCGATCGACCATTCCATCCTGCCGTCCGTGCTGGGCACCATTGCCGGTGACGACACCGTCATGATGGTGACGCGGGACCCCGAGGGCGGGCCAGACCTGGCCGCCCGCTTCCTGCGCATCGCCGACGAAGCCAGCAACAACGGCTCCGCGCCCGAGAGCCGGATCCTGTAA
- a CDS encoding argininosuccinate synthase has protein sequence MSERIVLAYSGGLDTSVAIGWIAEATGAEVIAVAVDVGQGGESLETIRQRALDCGAVEAYVADAREEFATEYCMPALKANALYMDAYPLVSALSRPVIVKHLVAAARQFGATTVSHGCTGKGNDQVRFEVGIQTLGPDLKCIAPVRDLALTRDKAIAFAEEKNLPIATTKKNPFSIDANVWGRAVETGFLEDIWNGPTPDVYEYTSDPASAPAPDEVVITFKEGVPVAIDGKPVTPLQAIEEMNRRAGAQGIGRIDIVEDRLVGIKSREIYEAPGAMALMAAHRELENVTVEREQARFKKTVGQRWTELVYDGQWFSPLKQSLDAFIGDTQKYVSGDIRMTLDAGRPVVTGRRSESSLYDFNLATYDTGDSFDQSMARGFIELFGMSSKVASGRDQRLAEGK, from the coding sequence GTGAGCGAACGTATTGTTCTGGCCTATTCCGGTGGCCTGGATACGTCAGTGGCCATCGGCTGGATTGCCGAGGCAACCGGCGCTGAAGTCATCGCCGTAGCCGTGGACGTAGGGCAGGGCGGCGAGTCCCTGGAAACCATCCGCCAGCGGGCCCTGGACTGCGGCGCCGTCGAAGCCTACGTGGCGGACGCCCGCGAGGAATTCGCCACCGAGTACTGCATGCCCGCGCTGAAGGCCAACGCCCTCTACATGGATGCCTACCCGCTGGTCTCGGCACTTTCCCGCCCCGTGATCGTCAAGCACCTGGTGGCTGCTGCCCGCCAGTTCGGCGCCACCACCGTCTCCCACGGCTGCACCGGCAAGGGCAACGACCAGGTGCGCTTCGAAGTCGGCATCCAGACCCTGGGCCCGGACCTGAAGTGCATTGCACCGGTCCGCGACCTGGCCCTCACCCGCGACAAGGCCATTGCCTTCGCGGAGGAGAAGAACCTGCCGATCGCCACCACCAAGAAGAACCCGTTCTCCATCGACGCCAACGTCTGGGGACGTGCCGTGGAGACCGGTTTCCTGGAAGACATCTGGAACGGCCCCACCCCGGACGTCTACGAGTACACCTCCGATCCGGCGTCCGCTCCGGCTCCGGATGAAGTTGTCATCACGTTCAAGGAAGGCGTGCCGGTAGCCATTGACGGCAAGCCGGTCACTCCGCTGCAGGCCATCGAGGAAATGAACCGCCGCGCCGGCGCCCAGGGCATCGGCCGGATCGACATCGTCGAAGACCGCCTCGTGGGCATCAAGAGCCGCGAAATCTATGAAGCTCCCGGTGCCATGGCCCTGATGGCAGCACACCGCGAGCTGGAAAACGTCACGGTCGAGCGCGAGCAGGCCCGCTTCAAGAAGACGGTCGGCCAGCGCTGGACCGAGCTGGTCTACGACGGCCAGTGGTTCTCCCCGCTGAAGCAGTCCTTGGACGCCTTCATCGGCGACACCCAGAAGTACGTTTCCGGCGACATCCGCATGACCCTCGACGCCGGCCGTCCGGTAGTGACCGGCCGCCGCTCCGAGTCATCCCTGTATGACTTCAACCTGGCCACCTACGACACCGGTGACAGCTTCGACCAGTCCATGGCCCGCGGCTTCATCGAGCTGTTCGGGATGTCCTCCAAGGTGGCCTCCGGCCGCGACCAGCGCCTAGCAGAAGGTAAGTAA
- the argH gene encoding argininosuccinate lyase: MSHGKSPEEAAGAGSSGSTVQGALWGGRFAGGPADALAELSKSTHFDWRLAGYDIAGSRAHARVLHKAGLLDDAELEGMLVALDQLDDDVKSGAYQPAPSDEDVHGSLERGLIERAGTQLGGKLRAGRSRNDQIATLGRMYLRDHARIIGAGVLSVIDALVGQAQTHLGVAMPGRTHLQHAQPVLLSHHLLAHAWSLLRDVQRLADWDKRAAVSPYGSGALAGSSLGLDPNAVAADLGFDSAVWNSIDGTASRDVYAEFSWIAAMIGVDLSRVSEEIIIWATKEFSFITLDDAYSTGSSIMPQKKNPDVAELARGKAGRLIGDLAGLLATLKGLPLAYNRDLQEDKEPVFDAADTLEVLLPAVSGMIATLKFNTERMQSLAPQGFALATDIAEWVVRQGVPFREAHELSGSAVQLAEGRGVELWDLTDEDYAGISPHLTPEVRTVLSTEGSLDSRSSQGGTARSAVELQLAELNRQIGEVRGYAG; encoded by the coding sequence ATGAGCCACGGCAAGTCGCCAGAAGAAGCAGCGGGCGCCGGGTCCTCCGGTTCAACCGTCCAGGGTGCCCTGTGGGGCGGCCGGTTCGCCGGCGGCCCGGCAGACGCCCTTGCGGAGCTGAGCAAGTCCACCCACTTCGACTGGCGGCTTGCCGGCTATGACATTGCAGGCTCCCGGGCGCATGCCCGGGTACTGCACAAGGCCGGCCTGCTCGACGACGCCGAGTTGGAGGGCATGCTCGTCGCCCTGGACCAGCTTGACGACGACGTAAAGTCCGGCGCGTACCAGCCTGCGCCGTCGGATGAGGATGTGCACGGCTCGCTGGAACGCGGACTGATCGAACGGGCAGGCACCCAGCTGGGCGGCAAGCTTCGGGCGGGCCGGTCCCGCAATGACCAGATCGCCACCCTCGGCCGGATGTACCTGCGGGACCACGCCCGCATCATCGGCGCCGGCGTGCTGTCGGTGATCGATGCCCTGGTGGGCCAGGCGCAGACGCACCTCGGGGTGGCCATGCCCGGGCGCACCCACCTGCAGCACGCCCAGCCGGTCCTGCTCAGCCACCACCTGCTGGCCCATGCCTGGTCCCTGCTGCGCGATGTGCAGCGGCTGGCCGACTGGGATAAGCGGGCGGCAGTCTCTCCCTACGGTTCCGGTGCCCTGGCCGGCTCCTCGCTTGGCCTTGATCCGAACGCCGTGGCAGCGGACCTGGGGTTCGATTCCGCGGTGTGGAACTCCATTGACGGCACCGCTTCCCGCGATGTCTACGCCGAGTTCTCCTGGATCGCGGCCATGATCGGCGTGGACCTGTCACGGGTCAGCGAGGAGATCATCATCTGGGCCACGAAGGAGTTCTCCTTCATCACGCTCGACGACGCGTACTCCACCGGGTCCTCGATCATGCCGCAGAAGAAGAACCCCGACGTCGCCGAACTTGCCCGCGGCAAGGCCGGACGGCTCATCGGGGACCTGGCCGGGCTGCTGGCCACCCTGAAGGGTCTTCCGCTGGCCTACAACCGCGACCTGCAGGAAGACAAGGAACCGGTCTTCGACGCCGCCGACACCCTTGAGGTACTGCTTCCGGCGGTGTCCGGGATGATTGCAACCCTGAAGTTCAACACCGAGCGGATGCAGTCGCTGGCACCGCAGGGCTTTGCCCTGGCCACCGACATTGCCGAGTGGGTGGTCCGCCAGGGTGTGCCCTTCCGGGAAGCGCATGAACTCTCCGGATCCGCTGTGCAGCTGGCCGAGGGCCGCGGCGTCGAACTCTGGGATCTGACCGATGAAGACTATGCCGGAATCTCACCGCACCTGACGCCCGAGGTGCGCACTGTGCTCAGCACCGAAGGCTCGCTGGACAGCCGCAGCTCCCAGGGCGGCACCGCCCGGTCCGCTGTTGAGCTGCAGCTTGCGGAACTGAACCGGCAGATCGGCGAGGTCCGCGGCTACGCGGGCTGA
- a CDS encoding pyridoxine/pyridoxamine 5'-phosphate oxidase, whose amino-acid sequence MSDSFRARLRALPDFPEDLPDFDPAAAPRDPAELFRQWLSDALAAGVRQPHAFSLATADGDGHVSSRMLILKDIDDDGGWQFATARTSRKGGELDGNPNAAMNFYWPERGRQIRVAGAVAQLSAEASAADWDARPATDGSSNPQWQLYALKPREIEFWQARADRHHIRHRMVF is encoded by the coding sequence ATGAGTGATTCCTTCCGGGCCCGGCTGCGCGCCCTGCCGGACTTTCCCGAGGACCTTCCCGACTTCGATCCGGCCGCGGCACCGCGTGATCCCGCCGAGCTTTTCCGACAGTGGCTTTCCGATGCCCTGGCCGCCGGGGTGCGGCAGCCGCATGCGTTCTCCCTTGCGACCGCGGACGGAGACGGGCATGTTTCCTCGCGGATGCTCATCCTCAAGGACATCGACGACGACGGCGGCTGGCAGTTCGCCACGGCCCGCACCTCGCGAAAAGGCGGGGAACTGGACGGAAACCCGAACGCAGCAATGAACTTTTATTGGCCGGAACGTGGCCGGCAGATCCGGGTGGCCGGGGCCGTGGCGCAGCTGTCCGCCGAAGCGTCGGCTGCCGACTGGGACGCCAGGCCGGCCACGGACGGGAGCTCGAACCCGCAATGGCAGCTCTACGCACTGAAACCGCGGGAGATCGAATTCTGGCAGGCCCGGGCAGACCGGCACCACATCCGGCATCGGATGGTGTTCTGA